In the Endozoicomonas sp. SCSIO W0465 genome, CAAGAAGTGATTAGTACATTGCTTAAAGCAGGAGCTGACCCAAATGGAGGTATTGCGCCTGAGTCGGATGATTGCACTCCCTTAGCCTGTGCTGCAAGCCGTAACCGTTTTGCCGAGTTAGAGTTGTTACTCGAATACGGTGCTGACCCTAACAGAGGTGCTCCGAAGCCAATTTGCAAGGCAGTGCAATGGGATGGAACAGGGGATAATAGGCTTACCCGCCTGCTGATCAGTAAAGGTGCGACCTTTGAACCCTTTTATGACCATAAGGAACCACCTCAATTTGTTCTTTCTTATAATCATAATCAATGGCAGAGAAACCAGAAAATTCTGCATGAGCTGCGTTCCGTTCAAACAGAACTGTTCCCAAACACCAGGGCAAAATTTGATTAAAACTGTATCACTTTGCGTTGTATAATCGGCCGGTGATGTTTTACCTCAGACGTTTCCAATGCCAGCAGTCTCTTCCCCCAGTACCCACTTCAATGACCGGTTCGGCGGCATTCGCCGCTTATATGGCAACAGTGCCGTTGAAAAACTTCGTCAATCCCATGTCTGCGTCATCGGTATCGGTGGTGTTGGCTCCTGGGCAGCAGAAGCTCTGGCCAGAACGGCGGTGGGTAAAATCACACTGATCGATCTGGATGATATTTGTGTTACGAACATCAATCGTCAGCTGCATGCGCTTACGGACACCATTGGTCGTTCGAAAGTTGAAGTGATTGCCGAGCGCATCACTCAGATAAACCCTGAGTGTGAATGTCAGACTATTGAAGACTTTATTACGGAGGACAACCTTCAGGAACTGATAAACAACGAGTTTGACTATGTGCTGGATGCTATCGACAGCTTCCGGGTTAAGGCGGCACTGATCGCTCACTGCAAACGTAACAAAATCAAAATCATTACTACCGGGGGTGCTGGCGGACAGATGGATCCGACACAGATTCAGATCACCGATCTAACCAAAACCTTGCATAATCCTCTGGCAAGAAAAGTACGTAATCAGCTTCGTGACCGTCATGGCTTCAGCAAAAATTCCAAACGGAAATTTGGTGTGGATTGCGTATTTTCAACAGAGCAGGCAGTTTATCCACAGGCTGACGGCACCATCTGCCAAACCAAACCAATGGGAGAAGGCTCAATGAAGATGGACTGTTCCAGTGGTTTTGGCGCGGCCACCGCAGTGACTGCGACCTTCGGTTTTGTTGCCGCCGCGCGGATTATTGAAAAATTAGCCAAAACCTGACAGAACTTGCCCAAAACTACCTGATAAACCAGTACCCAAATACAAGTCTATTTGGTCATTGTCACTCCAGCCCCCTTAATAAAGCTGATCATGATTCAGCGAGTTTGGGTCAGGTTGTCATATTCTTGCAAAACCTGATTAAGATTAACCTGTTGGTTTCCCTCTGTAATGTTCTGACAACAATCCATAACTCTTGCATATGCAATGGCTATTCTAGCTGTACCAACGCCATGGTACTGGTCGTACCTCCTGGTATCCATAAAATCACCACCGATATTGGCTTTTATTGGCTTACAATCAACGTAGTCAAAATAGAGGGTTGTACTCTCCTTATCCTCCGTTTGCCTTTTAGCAATATGCTCTTTAGCAACGTCGATACTCATCTCTTTGGGCAATTGCATTGTAAATGCTGTCTTTTTGGGCAAAATATCTCCTTTACCTTGCCCATGATCATAAAGGCACTTCAGAAGTAAAGCCTTATCAAGTTTTTCAATGCACACCTTACGACTGCCAAAGGAACTTTCTGAAGCTCCACTATTATCGTTTTTTCCCCCACCTGCAGCCGTAAAAACATTTGCAGAACACTGACTCGTTGTACTTTCAGATGGCAACATGGCACAACTCCTAACTAATGTTCCAAATCAAGGTTCAATTGATTACGCGGTCATAGACTCCTCCCCTTAAATAAAGTTCAGCCTCTATTGTCATGATCCGACCACATCAGCGATAACGATGGGCAATCGCCTGAATCTCTCTGACAATCGCCTTGAGCCCATTGCCCCTGGATGGGCTCAAATGATTGAACAGATCCAACTCACGGAACCACTGGTCAATATCTTCTCTTGCAATCTCATCCGGTGTTCTACCGGAGAATACGGCCAGAACAATAGCGATCAGTCCCCGGATCACTCTCGCGTCGGAGTCAGCAATAAAGTAAAGGCGCATGGTTTCATCATCATAGTGGTAATGCAGCCAGACACTACTTTCACAACCATGCAGTCGAGCATCATCGCTTCTCCATTCACCCGACAGCACAGGCAGCTCTTTGCCCAGCAACATGATCTGCCGATAGCGTTCCTGCCAGCCTGAAAGCCCATTCAACCGGTTTGCTATCGCGACAAGTTCCGGAGCCTGCTGACAAAAGATCTCTGGCAAACCGTTTACCTCATTGATCATTGCCTGAGCATTGCCCGATACGCCGCCTCTATTGTTTTTCATCTCTGGGTGAGCATCATACACTGGCGAGTGATGGAGCTTCTCCATGGCAACAACAAAAGCATTGGCCTCATCTACGGTGTTGTAGAGGGCAAAAGAGGCTCTGACAGTGCCATTGAGATTCAGACTCTCCATCAAAGGCATGGTGCAATGATGGCCGGTTCTAACGGCTATTCCCTGTTGATCAAGCATTAGCCCGATATCCTGATTATGAAGTTCACTGGAGACAAATGACACTACGGGCGCTTTCTGCTCTGCCTGTCCAATCAAACGGATGCCGTTTATTCGGGATAATCCTTCCTCCACCAGCGTGCGCAGCTGACATTCATGAGCATGCAGGGCGGCAAAATCGATACCTGCCAAAAACTCCAACGCTTTGCCTAACCCGATAGCACCAACAATATTGGGGGTTCCTGCTTCAAATTTGAAAGGCAGGTGGTTAAAGCGAGTGCCTGAAAAACTGACACGCTCAATCATCTCGCCACCACCCTGCCAGGGCGGCATGTTTTCCAACAACTCCCGTCGTCCGTACAAAACACCTATTCCCGTGGGGCCATAGACTTTATGTCCGGAAAACACATAAAAGTCGGCTCCCAACGCTTGAACATCGACCTTCTGGTGGGCAACAGCCTGAGAACCATCCACCAAAACCAGAGCACCGACACGATGGGCAAGCGCAATAAGTTCTTTAACAGGTAAAATCGTACCAATGGCATTGGATGTATGAGCGATGGCCACCAGCCTGGTTTTCTCCGACAGCAATTGCTGGAAGTGTTGCCTATCCAGATTGCCAGCCTCATCCAGCTCTACAACCCTGATGATAGCTCCGGTTACTTCAGCCAGCAGTTGCCAGGGAACGATATTGGCATGATGCTCAAGGCGACTCAGGATAATCTCATCGCCAGACGTTAACTGGCTCCGCCCCCAGCTGTTGGCCACCAGATTGATGGCTTCAGTCGCTCCCCGGGTCCAGATAATCTCTTGTGCAAAGCGGGCATTAAGAAAGTGGCGGGTGGTTTCTCTGGCTGCTTCAAAAGCGTGAGTCGTGCAGCCGCTCAGGAAGTGCGATGCCCGATGCACATTAGCATTCTGCTCTCGATAATACCGGTCAACCGACTCAATAACCGACACCGGTTTCTGTGTGGTTGCCGCATTATCAAGATATACCAGTGATTGACCGTGCACTGTCCGCGACAGCAATGGAAACTGTTGCCGGATATTATCAAGATCCGGAAAAGTGGATACAGCGTTGGCCTGGCCTTTCATAGTGACCTTCATGATAAGCATGCCCCTGAAATCAGCAGGTCATTTTAAAGGGCAGATAAACTGAGGCAATACCGTATTTAGATATCCCACTAAGTATTTATAATACGAGTCATGAACATCAATCATTACTTCAGGCATTCATTGGCTGATTAACGCTTCAGGCTCTGGTGACATACCAACAAATAAACCTGCCGATTCGAACATTCAAATGATTGTCAGCACTACCCAGTATGGAATATCAGGACTTTTTTGCGGAATGATTGGAACAATCAGAACATTAACTCTGGGGCTTCTCGCTATATTGAACAGCTGCCTTGTTTCAGCTGATGATTCAGCCAGTAGAGAATCAGGATCTCTTTATAAGGAGGTCATTGGCATACCGTTTCTTTTCAGTTCTGAAGACTGGGGCAAGGCGTTTGGTGGAGCGGGTGTGGTAAAAGGTCTGATACAGCCTCAGATGACACTGTTCGGAACCGTGATTGGCTCAAGCAATGGCACCAAAATGGGCTATCTGGGCCTTTATAACGTTATGGTTCCCGGCCTCGACCATTGGCAGATGGATTTCAGTGTGCTGGAATCCAGCCTGACTGAAACCAGTTACTTCCTGCCCGGTAACCCGAACTACCCCGATGAGCAACCAGGGAGTCATGATTCCAGTCTTGAGAATTCAATCCGCGCCGGAGGACGTGAGCGACATTATCAGGCTAGCTTCCAGTACACCCT is a window encoding:
- the tcdA gene encoding tRNA cyclic N6-threonylcarbamoyladenosine(37) synthase TcdA, whose amino-acid sequence is MPAVSSPSTHFNDRFGGIRRLYGNSAVEKLRQSHVCVIGIGGVGSWAAEALARTAVGKITLIDLDDICVTNINRQLHALTDTIGRSKVEVIAERITQINPECECQTIEDFITEDNLQELINNEFDYVLDAIDSFRVKAALIAHCKRNKIKIITTGGAGGQMDPTQIQITDLTKTLHNPLARKVRNQLRDRHGFSKNSKRKFGVDCVFSTEQAVYPQADGTICQTKPMGEGSMKMDCSSGFGAATAVTATFGFVAAARIIEKLAKT
- a CDS encoding SufS family cysteine desulfurase; this translates as MKVTMKGQANAVSTFPDLDNIRQQFPLLSRTVHGQSLVYLDNAATTQKPVSVIESVDRYYREQNANVHRASHFLSGCTTHAFEAARETTRHFLNARFAQEIIWTRGATEAINLVANSWGRSQLTSGDEIILSRLEHHANIVPWQLLAEVTGAIIRVVELDEAGNLDRQHFQQLLSEKTRLVAIAHTSNAIGTILPVKELIALAHRVGALVLVDGSQAVAHQKVDVQALGADFYVFSGHKVYGPTGIGVLYGRRELLENMPPWQGGGEMIERVSFSGTRFNHLPFKFEAGTPNIVGAIGLGKALEFLAGIDFAALHAHECQLRTLVEEGLSRINGIRLIGQAEQKAPVVSFVSSELHNQDIGLMLDQQGIAVRTGHHCTMPLMESLNLNGTVRASFALYNTVDEANAFVVAMEKLHHSPVYDAHPEMKNNRGGVSGNAQAMINEVNGLPEIFCQQAPELVAIANRLNGLSGWQERYRQIMLLGKELPVLSGEWRSDDARLHGCESSVWLHYHYDDETMRLYFIADSDARVIRGLIAIVLAVFSGRTPDEIAREDIDQWFRELDLFNHLSPSRGNGLKAIVREIQAIAHRYR